The following are from one region of the Anaeropeptidivorans aminofermentans genome:
- the pap gene encoding polyphosphate:AMP phosphotransferase, which yields MLSNIDLDKKVDSKAYKNELAPLQKRLTALQEVIKEKNIPVVIAFEGWSASGKGTLISRLLYPLDPRNFNVYTMAKVNEDAVMRPVLWSYFTKTPSKGRLTIYDKSWHRAGMDSGAEKWNMSKRARQGFFYDANAFEEQLSDFGALIIKFFLHISKDEQKNRFKELQSNPDTSWRIDKADLNQNKEYSENLKIFENMLHNTNNPRSPWNIIEANDTKYATIKVYKTVIEKIEEKIKEAETSEVKNTFEDFDFTDSMPLEKVDLSLTISDAEYDKKLKELQGKISDLGYKLYKKRKSVVIVYEGWDAAGKGGNIKRVTEELDPRGYEVVPIASPSKEELNHHYLWRFWNKMPKDGHIAIFDRSWYGRVMVERIEGYAREDEWQRAYKEINDMELHMHNHGTIIFKFWLHIDKDEQLKRFKARQENPLKRHKITDEDWRNREKWNDYETAVNHMLIKTDTEYAPWTIIESNNKKFARIKVLEILVKKLEKELE from the coding sequence ATGCTTTCTAATATTGATTTAGATAAAAAAGTTGATTCAAAGGCTTATAAAAACGAGTTAGCCCCTTTGCAGAAAAGACTTACGGCTCTTCAGGAGGTTATAAAGGAAAAGAATATCCCTGTAGTTATAGCATTTGAAGGGTGGAGTGCTTCAGGAAAGGGAACCCTTATTTCAAGGCTTCTTTATCCTTTAGACCCTAGAAATTTCAATGTTTACACAATGGCAAAGGTAAATGAAGACGCCGTTATGAGACCTGTTCTCTGGAGCTACTTTACAAAAACACCTTCCAAGGGAAGGCTTACCATATACGATAAAAGCTGGCACAGAGCAGGAATGGACTCCGGAGCCGAAAAATGGAATATGTCAAAGAGAGCACGCCAGGGATTTTTCTACGATGCCAATGCTTTTGAAGAGCAGCTTTCAGACTTCGGTGCGCTAATAATCAAATTTTTCCTGCATATATCGAAAGATGAGCAGAAAAACAGATTTAAAGAGCTTCAATCGAACCCTGATACCTCATGGAGAATTGACAAAGCCGATTTAAACCAAAATAAAGAATACAGCGAAAACTTGAAAATATTTGAGAACATGCTTCACAATACAAATAATCCCCGAAGCCCGTGGAATATTATAGAAGCAAACGATACAAAGTATGCAACCATAAAGGTGTATAAAACAGTAATAGAAAAAATTGAAGAAAAAATAAAGGAGGCAGAAACTTCAGAAGTTAAAAATACTTTTGAAGACTTTGACTTTACGGACAGTATGCCCCTTGAAAAAGTTGATTTAAGTCTTACCATATCCGATGCCGAGTATGACAAAAAGCTGAAAGAGCTTCAAGGTAAAATTTCAGATTTAGGCTATAAGCTTTATAAGAAAAGAAAATCCGTTGTAATCGTCTACGAAGGCTGGGATGCTGCCGGAAAAGGCGGTAATATCAAAAGAGTAACTGAGGAGCTTGACCCAAGGGGATATGAGGTTGTTCCCATTGCTTCCCCCAGTAAAGAAGAGCTCAACCATCATTATTTATGGCGTTTTTGGAATAAAATGCCTAAGGACGGCCACATTGCTATATTCGATAGGTCTTGGTACGGAAGGGTCATGGTAGAGCGCATTGAAGGATATGCGAGAGAAGACGAATGGCAGCGTGCCTATAAGGAAATTAATGACATGGAGCTTCATATGCATAATCACGGCACTATTATTTTCAAATTTTGGCTCCATATAGATAAAGATGAACAGCTTAAAAGGTTTAAAGCAAGGCAGGAAAACCCGCTGAAACGTCATAAAATAACAGATGAAGACTGGCGGAACAGAGAAAAATGGAACGATTATGAAACTGCAGTGAATCATATGCTTATAAAGACAGATACAGAATATGCTCCATGGACAATCATAGAAAGCAATAACAAGAAATTTGCCAGAATAAAGGTTCTTGAAATACTCGTAAAAAAGCTTGAAAAAGAGCTGGAATAA
- a CDS encoding metallophosphoesterase — protein sequence MALYAIADLHLGFKHNKTMEIFGDNWIDYHIKIENHWQRLVKEEDTVIISGDVSWAMNMEDAEPDLVFIENLTGKKVIHSGNHDYWWDSTAKLNRAYKSIFFMKNDFYPCEGIALCGTRGWLCPNEKSFTPHDNKIYLRELGRLKISLDKALSAGFKEIIVSLHYPPTNSKKENSGFIDLIKEYDVKKVIYGHLHGSASYGASFRGEVDGVNYSLVSSDYLDFCPIKIK from the coding sequence ATGGCGTTATATGCAATAGCAGATTTACATTTGGGTTTTAAACACAATAAGACAATGGAAATATTCGGTGATAATTGGATAGATTATCATATAAAAATAGAGAATCATTGGCAAAGACTTGTAAAAGAAGAAGATACGGTAATAATATCCGGGGACGTATCATGGGCTATGAATATGGAAGATGCGGAACCGGATTTAGTGTTTATAGAGAATTTGACAGGGAAAAAGGTCATTCATTCAGGTAATCATGACTATTGGTGGGATTCAACAGCAAAGCTCAACAGGGCATATAAAAGCATATTTTTTATGAAAAATGACTTTTATCCCTGCGAAGGCATTGCACTATGCGGAACAAGAGGCTGGCTCTGCCCCAATGAAAAATCCTTTACCCCCCATGATAATAAAATATATTTAAGGGAATTGGGAAGACTTAAAATATCTCTCGACAAAGCTCTTTCGGCAGGGTTTAAAGAGATTATTGTAAGCCTTCATTACCCTCCTACCAATTCCAAAAAGGAAAATTCCGGATTTATAGACTTAATCAAAGAATACGATGTTAAAAAAGTAATTTACGGTCATCTCCATGGAAGTGCATCTTACGGAGCTTCCTTTAGGGGAGAGGTAGACGGAGTAAATTACAGTCTTGTATCCAGCGACTATCTTGATTTTTGTCCTATAAAAATTAAATAA
- a CDS encoding GTP pyrophosphokinase encodes MRIINWEEFLLPYEQAVNELRLKLEAVAHQYKVVKKHCPISQVESRVKSVGSIIAKMNKKGISMDDIEEGIDDIAGVRVICRFVEDIERVLDLLKKRESFDLKILQEKDYINNTKPSGYRSYHVVIEYPVMTHEGVKNLKAEIQIRTMAMNFWATIEHSLKYKYNGNIPEAVQQRLITSAEAAFNLDKEVSTIRDEITEAQKIVKIVDETVEEILSNLQGLYGAAKLDNINELNKKFIEVYQLEDVDKLLNFAEQVRVIGDIYKSRYYKE; translated from the coding sequence ATGAGAATAATAAATTGGGAAGAATTCTTACTGCCTTACGAACAAGCCGTAAATGAACTCAGACTAAAACTCGAGGCCGTAGCTCATCAATACAAAGTAGTTAAAAAGCATTGTCCTATAAGCCAGGTGGAAAGCCGGGTCAAAAGCGTCGGAAGCATCATAGCTAAAATGAATAAAAAGGGCATTTCTATGGATGATATTGAAGAAGGTATAGATGATATCGCCGGCGTAAGAGTCATATGCCGTTTCGTAGAAGATATTGAACGGGTATTGGACCTTTTAAAAAAGCGTGAAAGTTTCGACTTAAAGATTCTTCAGGAAAAAGATTATATCAATAACACAAAGCCCAGCGGATACAGGTCTTATCATGTGGTTATAGAATATCCTGTCATGACCCATGAAGGGGTTAAAAATTTAAAAGCTGAAATACAAATCAGAACTATGGCTATGAATTTTTGGGCTACCATAGAACATTCTCTTAAATATAAATATAACGGCAATATCCCTGAGGCGGTTCAGCAAAGACTGATTACCTCAGCGGAAGCTGCTTTTAATCTTGATAAGGAAGTAAGTACCATAAGAGACGAAATCACAGAAGCACAAAAAATAGTAAAAATAGTTGACGAAACTGTCGAAGAAATATTAAGCAACCTTCAAGGCCTTTACGGAGCAGCAAAACTCGACAATATAAATGAGCTTAATAAGAAGTTCATAGAGGTTTACCAGCTGGAAGACGTGGACAAGCTCCTTAATTTTGCCGAGCAGGTAAGGGTTATCGGGGATATCTATAAATCCCGTTATTACAAAGAATAA
- a CDS encoding M23 family metallopeptidase: MAKRYYGLFHRKKKNKYVKRYDKRRKAERYKDFAIKISAFLLLFIIALSIINFMSKSKTKLIINNQNVAAFNIPYSVFSSLKEISEKYSLDFPELLTYYSLANNFFPGEPEIVSKDEIERGFIINYESIKKEYPKEQVKPYIDMVSIILSEIKNFPIPGEYSADNEDGYMYGNSWGAARSYGGERDHQGTDILDRENIRGRIPIISMTDGTVENIGWNEKGGYRVGIRTAKGTYYYYAHLAKFEEGLQKGSLVSAGDTLGYMGDTGYSKKEGTTGNFVVHLHLGISADFFKEEFWINPYIFLRNIEDLTKEEE; this comes from the coding sequence ATGGCAAAAAGATATTACGGGCTTTTTCACAGAAAAAAGAAAAACAAATACGTTAAAAGATATGATAAACGAAGAAAGGCAGAAAGATATAAAGATTTTGCCATAAAGATTTCTGCCTTTTTGCTTCTTTTTATAATAGCCCTTAGCATTATAAATTTTATGAGCAAAAGCAAGACGAAGCTTATTATCAATAATCAAAATGTAGCAGCCTTTAATATACCCTATAGCGTATTTTCGTCTTTAAAGGAGATTTCGGAAAAGTATTCCCTGGATTTCCCCGAACTTTTAACATATTATTCCTTAGCTAATAATTTCTTTCCGGGAGAGCCTGAGATTGTTTCAAAAGACGAAATCGAAAGAGGATTTATAATTAATTATGAAAGTATAAAAAAAGAATATCCCAAGGAACAGGTTAAGCCTTATATCGATATGGTTTCAATCATATTGTCTGAAATAAAGAATTTCCCCATACCCGGCGAGTATTCGGCGGATAATGAAGACGGGTATATGTATGGAAACAGCTGGGGCGCAGCCAGAAGCTACGGCGGAGAAAGGGACCATCAGGGAACGGATATTCTTGACAGAGAAAATATAAGAGGGCGGATTCCCATTATCTCCATGACCGACGGCACGGTAGAAAATATCGGCTGGAACGAAAAAGGCGGTTACAGAGTAGGCATACGTACCGCTAAAGGTACTTATTATTATTATGCTCATCTTGCAAAGTTTGAAGAAGGCCTTCAAAAGGGCTCTTTAGTTTCGGCAGGAGATACTTTAGGCTATATGGGAGATACGGGATACTCAAAAAAGGAAGGGACTACCGGCAATTTTGTGGTGCATCTTCATTTGGGAATTTCTGCGGATTTTTTTAAAGAGGAATTTTGGATAAATCCCTATATATTCTTAAGGAATATAGAAGATCTTACAAAAGAGGAAGAATAA
- the uvrA gene encoding excinuclease ABC subunit UvrA, whose protein sequence is MDKIIIKGARENNLKNIDLEIPRNKMVIFTGVSGSGKTSLAFDTIFAEGQRRYMESLSSYARQFLGQMEKPDVDFIEGLSPAISIDQKTTNHNPRSTVGTVTEIYDYLRLLYARIGIPHCPKCGKEIRRQTVDEIGSQLMSMPEGTRLQLLAPVVRERKGEHTKLLADAAKSGYVRARIDGEIYDLSEEIKLKKTFKHTIEIIVDRLVIKEGINNRLSESIETVMALSGGLLTVVTDTEEFKFSQNFSCPDCGISLEEIEPRLFSFNNPAGACSECGGLGIQMKFDPDLIVPVPELSISEGAIKANGWNNIADDSSISNSVFTALSLRYGFSLDIPFKELPEKIKDVIFYGTGGEKLEIEYMARGKKEYYSYAFEGIINIMNRRYRETSSEYMKQEYEEYMTNIECPACKGKRLKPEVLAVTIAQKSISDVTEMTVSNIQKFFEKINLSERELIIAEQILKEIKARTGFLVDVGLDYLTLSRAAGTLSGGEAQRIRLATQIGSGLVGVVYILDEPSIGLHQRDNDKLLKTLRNLRDIGNTLIVVEHDTDTMLASDYIVDIGPYAGSHGGKVIFSGKVEDLLKRTDSITGEYLSGRKFIPVPSERRKLNGKYLKIKGASENNLKDIDVSIPLGVFTCVTGVSGSGKSSLVNQIIYKRLARDLNRAKIKPGKHKSMTGLDHLDKIINIDQSPIGRTPRSNPATYTGLFDLIRDVFAQTTEAKIRGYSKGRFSFNVKGGRCEACSGDGIIKIEMHFLPDIYVPCEVCKGQRYNRETLEVKYKGKSISEVLDMTVEEALEFFENIPRIKDKLQVMYEVGLSYIKLGQSSTTLSGGEAQRVKLATELSKRNTGRTMYVLDEPTTGLHSYDVHKLVNILQRLTEGGNTVVVIEHNLDVIKTADYVVDLGPEGGDGGGTIVASGTPEEIAGCKESYTGKYLSKILQESKTYLKASNE, encoded by the coding sequence ATGGACAAAATTATTATAAAAGGTGCAAGAGAAAATAACCTTAAAAACATAGACCTTGAAATCCCAAGAAATAAAATGGTTATTTTTACAGGGGTTTCAGGGTCGGGGAAAACCTCTCTTGCCTTTGATACCATATTTGCAGAAGGCCAAAGAAGATATATGGAGTCTTTAAGCTCTTATGCAAGGCAGTTTTTAGGCCAGATGGAAAAGCCTGATGTGGACTTTATCGAGGGCCTTTCTCCTGCAATATCCATAGACCAGAAAACCACCAACCACAATCCCCGTTCAACAGTAGGCACAGTAACGGAAATTTATGACTACTTGAGGCTTTTGTACGCTCGAATCGGTATTCCCCATTGTCCTAAGTGCGGAAAGGAAATCAGGCGCCAGACTGTTGACGAAATAGGCTCACAGCTCATGTCTATGCCTGAAGGAACGAGGCTTCAGCTTCTTGCCCCTGTGGTAAGGGAAAGAAAGGGAGAACATACAAAGCTCTTGGCAGATGCCGCAAAATCGGGCTATGTAAGAGCAAGGATAGACGGAGAAATATACGACTTATCCGAGGAAATAAAGCTTAAAAAGACATTTAAGCACACCATTGAAATCATCGTAGACAGGCTTGTCATAAAGGAAGGCATAAATAACAGGCTTTCCGAGTCTATAGAAACTGTAATGGCCCTTTCAGGGGGGCTTCTTACTGTTGTTACAGATACAGAGGAATTTAAGTTCAGCCAGAACTTTTCCTGCCCCGACTGCGGAATAAGCCTTGAAGAAATAGAGCCGAGACTATTTTCTTTCAATAATCCGGCCGGGGCTTGCTCCGAATGCGGCGGTCTTGGTATACAAATGAAATTTGACCCTGATTTAATTGTTCCCGTGCCGGAGCTTAGTATATCGGAAGGCGCGATTAAGGCTAACGGCTGGAACAATATAGCAGATGATTCTTCCATATCAAATAGCGTCTTTACCGCCCTTTCTCTAAGATATGGTTTTAGCCTTGATATACCTTTTAAGGAGCTTCCCGAAAAGATAAAAGATGTTATTTTTTACGGAACCGGCGGAGAGAAGCTTGAAATAGAATATATGGCAAGGGGTAAAAAGGAATACTATTCCTATGCCTTTGAAGGCATCATCAATATTATGAACCGCAGATACAGAGAGACCTCCTCCGAATACATGAAGCAGGAATATGAGGAATATATGACAAATATAGAATGTCCTGCCTGTAAAGGAAAAAGGCTTAAGCCGGAGGTTCTCGCCGTAACTATAGCCCAAAAAAGCATCTCCGACGTTACAGAAATGACGGTTTCAAATATCCAGAAATTCTTTGAAAAGATTAATCTTTCCGAAAGAGAACTTATTATAGCAGAGCAGATTTTAAAGGAAATTAAAGCAAGAACAGGATTTCTTGTAGATGTGGGCCTTGATTATTTAACTCTTTCAAGAGCGGCAGGTACATTATCCGGGGGAGAAGCTCAGCGAATAAGGCTTGCGACTCAAATAGGCTCAGGCCTTGTTGGGGTAGTTTATATTCTGGATGAGCCAAGTATCGGCCTTCATCAGAGGGATAACGATAAGCTTCTGAAAACTCTCCGTAATTTAAGAGATATCGGAAATACTTTAATCGTCGTTGAGCATGATACGGATACCATGCTTGCTTCCGACTATATCGTAGATATAGGGCCTTATGCCGGAAGCCACGGCGGAAAGGTTATTTTTTCAGGCAAGGTAGAAGACCTGCTTAAAAGAACGGATTCCATCACAGGAGAATATTTAAGCGGAAGAAAGTTTATCCCTGTGCCTTCCGAAAGAAGAAAGCTTAACGGAAAATACCTCAAAATAAAAGGCGCTTCGGAAAATAACCTTAAAGATATAGATGTTTCCATTCCTTTAGGGGTGTTTACCTGTGTCACAGGGGTTTCCGGCTCCGGCAAAAGCTCTCTTGTAAACCAGATTATATATAAAAGGCTTGCAAGAGATTTAAACAGAGCAAAAATTAAGCCCGGCAAGCATAAATCCATGACGGGCCTTGACCATCTTGACAAAATAATAAATATTGACCAGTCTCCCATAGGCAGGACTCCAAGAAGCAATCCTGCCACTTATACAGGGCTTTTCGATCTTATAAGAGACGTTTTTGCCCAAACCACAGAAGCAAAAATTCGAGGCTACAGCAAAGGCAGATTTAGCTTCAACGTAAAAGGCGGCCGGTGTGAAGCCTGTTCCGGTGACGGCATAATAAAAATAGAGATGCATTTCCTTCCTGATATTTACGTTCCCTGCGAAGTATGCAAGGGTCAGCGATATAACAGGGAAACCCTTGAAGTAAAATATAAGGGTAAATCCATTTCCGAAGTTCTCGACATGACAGTGGAAGAAGCCCTTGAGTTCTTCGAAAACATACCAAGAATCAAGGATAAGCTTCAGGTGATGTATGAGGTTGGCCTTTCTTACATAAAGCTTGGCCAGTCCTCGACAACTCTTTCCGGAGGAGAAGCTCAAAGGGTAAAGCTTGCCACAGAGCTTTCAAAACGCAATACAGGAAGAACCATGTATGTTCTTGACGAGCCTACCACAGGCCTTCATTCTTATGATGTCCATAAGCTTGTAAACATTCTCCAAAGGCTTACGGAAGGCGGAAATACCGTCGTTGTTATAGAGCATAATCTTGATGTTATCAAAACAGCCGATTATGTCGTGGATTTAGGCCCTGAAGGCGGCGACGGTGGAGGAACCATCGTTGCATCCGGTACGCCGGAAGAAATTGCAGGCTGTAAAGAATCCTATACCGGTAAATATTTAAGCAAAATACTTCAAGAAAGCAAAACTTATTTAAAAGCATCCAATGAATAA